One segment of Dehalococcoidia bacterium DNA contains the following:
- a CDS encoding NAD(P)H-binding protein, which translates to MTVQVVTGASGFTGKYIARRLLDRGDEVRTITGHPGRPGPFGDRVRAYPFSFEDPSRLVEALRGASVLYNTYWVRFSRGASTFDAAVNNTRTLIRAAEEAGIERIVHVSITNPSETSSLPYFRGKALLERAIRESSLSHAILRPAVIFGDEDVLINNIAWLLRRFPLFVVPGLGEYRLQPIYVDDMAELAVSCGESRDNVTIDAIGPDTFSFNELVALLKDTVASRARIVHLPPRVALALSRVVGVVVRDVVLTPDEVDGLLADLLVTQSPPAGKTRLADWLREHRDTIGKRYASELAKHFR; encoded by the coding sequence GTGACGGTGCAGGTCGTCACCGGAGCGTCGGGCTTCACGGGCAAGTACATCGCGCGGCGACTGCTCGATCGCGGTGATGAAGTCCGCACGATCACCGGCCACCCCGGCCGGCCGGGACCGTTCGGTGACCGCGTGCGCGCGTACCCCTTCTCGTTCGAAGACCCGTCGCGGCTCGTCGAAGCATTGCGCGGCGCGAGCGTGCTCTACAACACCTACTGGGTGCGGTTCTCGCGCGGTGCGTCGACGTTCGACGCCGCCGTCAATAACACGAGGACGCTGATCCGCGCCGCCGAGGAGGCCGGCATCGAGCGTATCGTACACGTCAGCATCACGAACCCCTCTGAGACGTCGAGCCTGCCGTACTTCCGCGGCAAGGCGCTGCTGGAGCGCGCGATCCGGGAGTCGTCGCTGTCGCACGCGATCCTGCGGCCCGCCGTGATCTTCGGCGACGAGGACGTGCTGATCAACAACATCGCGTGGCTGTTGCGGCGGTTTCCGCTATTCGTCGTGCCCGGCTTGGGCGAGTATCGCCTGCAGCCGATCTACGTCGATGACATGGCCGAACTCGCGGTCTCGTGCGGCGAGTCCCGCGACAACGTCACGATTGATGCGATCGGGCCGGACACCTTCTCGTTCAACGAGCTGGTCGCGCTGCTGAAGGACACGGTGGCGAGCCGCGCGCGCATCGTGCATCTGCCGCCGCGCGTCGCGCTCGCATTGTCGCGCGTGGTCGGCGTCGTGGTGCGCGACGTCGTGCTCACGCCGGACGAGGTTGACGGTCTGCTCGCCGATCTGCTCGTGACGCAGTCACCGCCGGCCGGGAAGACGCGCCTCGCGGACTGGCTGCGGGAGCATCGCGACACGATCGGCAAGCGATACGCGTCGGAACTGGCGAAGCACTTTCGCTAG
- a CDS encoding EthD domain-containing protein — translation MVKLIYCISKKPDMTVEQFQAYWRNVHAPIAGAIPGLRRYVQCHVVPETYGAQNAPAYDGAAELWFDDLDAMRTAMRTPEVAAALEDEKNFIDHSRVASFITVEKPVVE, via the coding sequence ATGGTCAAGCTCATCTACTGCATCTCGAAGAAGCCCGATATGACGGTCGAGCAGTTCCAGGCGTACTGGCGCAACGTACACGCGCCGATCGCCGGCGCGATTCCCGGCCTGCGACGCTACGTGCAGTGTCATGTCGTGCCGGAGACGTATGGCGCGCAGAACGCCCCGGCGTACGATGGCGCCGCCGAACTCTGGTTCGATGACCTGGACGCGATGCGGACGGCCATGCGCACGCCGGAAGTCGCCGCCGCGCTCGAAGACGAGAAGAACTTCATCGACCACAGCCGCGTTGCCTCGTTCATCACCGTCGAGAAGCCGGTCGTCGAATGA
- a CDS encoding NAD(P)/FAD-dependent oxidoreductase — protein sequence MSHNQASTQSVLLPGSRPRVIVIGAGFGGLRVARSLAGAPVDVLLIDRHNYHQFQPLLYEVAAAGLEPDDIAQPVRAILRGTRNVRFLMADVTGVDLAAKNVTTAAGEIPYDFLVVAAGSATNYFGLQSVELRALGLKDLHQATAVRNRILRNFERAVIATNDAERERLMSVVVIGGGPTGVELSGALAELKRHVLPRDYPDLDLERAHVILLEATDRLLPSMPARLQRKAAQQLRALGVDVRFNAAVREVTADSVVLASGETIASASVVWVAGVRGEPLGETLSAEMGAQRRIKVLPTLQVPGHLDAFVIGDLAYLEDSHGRAYPMVAPVAIQQAQVAATNIMRELRGEPLRAFAYKDRGQMATIGRRKAVAQVFGLQFSGFIAWALWLFVHLIQIVGLRNRALVLLNWTWNYFRYDRANRLVTDRELIDPERDADLAALDEPEHADARR from the coding sequence ATGAGTCACAATCAGGCTTCGACACAGTCAGTGCTGCTTCCGGGGTCGCGGCCGCGCGTCATCGTCATCGGCGCCGGCTTTGGCGGGCTGCGCGTCGCGCGCTCGCTCGCCGGCGCGCCCGTCGACGTCCTGCTGATCGACCGGCACAACTACCACCAGTTCCAACCGCTGCTGTACGAGGTGGCCGCGGCGGGCCTCGAGCCCGACGATATCGCGCAGCCCGTGCGCGCGATCCTTCGCGGCACCCGCAACGTGCGATTCCTCATGGCCGATGTCACCGGCGTCGACCTCGCGGCGAAGAACGTCACCACCGCCGCGGGCGAGATTCCGTACGACTTCCTCGTCGTCGCGGCCGGCAGTGCGACGAACTACTTCGGCCTGCAGTCGGTCGAGTTGCGCGCGCTCGGCCTGAAAGATCTGCATCAGGCGACGGCGGTGCGCAACCGCATCCTGCGCAACTTCGAACGCGCGGTCATCGCGACGAACGACGCAGAGCGTGAGCGCCTGATGAGCGTCGTCGTGATCGGCGGCGGCCCGACGGGCGTCGAGCTGTCCGGCGCGCTTGCGGAATTGAAGCGCCATGTCCTGCCGCGCGACTATCCGGACCTCGACCTCGAGCGGGCGCATGTGATCTTGCTCGAAGCGACGGACCGGCTGCTTCCCTCCATGCCGGCGCGCTTGCAGCGCAAGGCCGCACAGCAATTGCGCGCGCTCGGCGTCGACGTACGGTTCAACGCAGCGGTGCGCGAAGTCACCGCAGACAGCGTCGTGCTGGCGAGCGGAGAGACGATCGCTTCGGCAAGCGTCGTCTGGGTGGCGGGCGTCCGGGGGGAGCCGCTGGGAGAGACGTTGTCAGCGGAGATGGGCGCGCAACGGCGCATCAAGGTGCTGCCCACGCTCCAGGTGCCGGGCCACCTCGATGCGTTTGTCATCGGCGACCTCGCATACCTCGAAGACTCGCACGGGCGCGCCTACCCGATGGTGGCGCCCGTGGCGATCCAGCAAGCGCAGGTCGCGGCAACGAACATCATGCGCGAACTGCGCGGCGAGCCGCTGCGCGCCTTCGCGTACAAGGACCGTGGCCAGATGGCGACGATCGGCCGCCGCAAGGCCGTCGCGCAGGTGTTCGGGCTCCAGTTCAGCGGCTTCATCGCCTGGGCGTTGTGGCTGTTCGTCCATCTCATCCAGATCGTCGGGCTGCGTAATCGGGCGCTCGTCCTGCTCAACTGGACCTGGAACTACTTCCGCTACGACCGCGCCAACCGGCTCGTGACCGACCGCGAGTTGATCGACCCGGAACGCGACGCCGATCTCGCGGCGCTCGATGAGCCAGAGCACGCAGACGCCCGGCGGTAG